One window of the Desulfobacterales bacterium genome contains the following:
- a CDS encoding tyrosine-type recombinase/integrase — protein sequence ELQKYIDDYISSLEARKYSVKTISKALFLSSQNGNRLCGDTVQTIISDAGKKLGLEIKISPHTFRRSCATELIKSGANIYHVKELLGHESLETLKYYARLTIVDVKKTHAKCHPREKDLE from the coding sequence GAACTACAAAAATACATAGACGATTACATCAGCAGTTTAGAAGCAAGAAAGTATTCTGTAAAAACTATTAGTAAAGCTTTGTTTTTAAGCAGCCAAAATGGAAATAGATTGTGTGGAGATACAGTTCAGACTATTATTTCAGATGCTGGTAAGAAACTTGGTTTAGAAATAAAGATATCTCCTCATACATTTAGAAGGAGCTGTGCAACAGAGTTAATTAAAAGCGGAGCAAATATTTACCATGTAAAGGAATTACTTGGACATGAATCTTTAGAAACATTAAAATATTATGCAAGGCTTACAATCGTTGATGTAAAAAAGACTCACGCAAAATGCCATCCAAGAGAAAAAGATTTGGAGTAG